A genomic segment from Ramlibacter agri encodes:
- a CDS encoding sugar ABC transporter ATP-binding protein: protein MEPIVSIRHLSKAFAGVKALDRVQFELFPGEVHALMGENGAGKSTLMKVLAGIHARDAGEIVVDGKPVDITSPRAAQALGIGIVHQELNLMSHLSAAQNIFIGREPRRGFGLLLDEEALNAQAAKIFARMNLALDPRTLVSELSVAKRQMVEIAKALSFHSKVLIMDEPTAALNNQEVADLFRIIRQLKAEGVGIVYISHKMDELQQVADRVTVLRDGQYIATVPMASTSLEAIIGMMVGRQLEQLHEEHPDTAGNEVVLEVRGLSRGSAIQDVSFVLRRGEILGFAGLMGAGRTEVARAVFGADPIAAGEIRVHGQAVRIRSPEHAVACGIGYLSEDRKLYGLATALDVATNVAMPSMRSFLQLGLFLDASRIRTTAESYVRQLGIKTPSVEQQVQLLSGGNQQKIVIAKWLLRDCDILFFDEPTRGIDVGAKAEIYRLLHALAAHGKAIVVISSELPEILRLAHRVVVMCEGRLTGELAARDATQEEIMRLATRREERV from the coding sequence ATGGAACCCATCGTCTCCATCCGCCACCTGTCCAAGGCCTTCGCCGGGGTCAAGGCGCTGGACCGCGTGCAGTTCGAACTGTTCCCGGGCGAGGTGCACGCCTTGATGGGCGAGAACGGCGCCGGCAAGTCGACCCTGATGAAGGTCCTGGCCGGCATCCATGCGCGCGACGCCGGCGAGATCGTCGTCGACGGCAAGCCGGTCGACATCACCAGCCCGCGCGCCGCGCAGGCTCTGGGCATAGGCATCGTGCACCAGGAGCTCAACCTGATGAGCCACCTGAGCGCGGCGCAGAACATCTTCATCGGCCGCGAGCCGCGCCGCGGCTTCGGCCTGCTGCTCGACGAAGAAGCCCTCAACGCGCAGGCCGCCAAGATCTTCGCACGCATGAACCTGGCGCTGGATCCGCGCACGCTGGTCAGCGAACTGTCGGTGGCCAAGCGGCAGATGGTGGAGATCGCCAAGGCGCTGTCCTTCCATTCGAAGGTCCTGATCATGGACGAGCCGACGGCGGCACTGAACAACCAGGAAGTCGCCGACCTGTTCCGCATCATCCGGCAGCTGAAGGCCGAAGGCGTCGGCATCGTCTACATCTCGCACAAGATGGACGAACTGCAGCAGGTCGCCGACCGGGTCACGGTGCTGCGCGACGGCCAGTACATCGCCACCGTGCCCATGGCCTCCACCAGCCTCGAGGCCATCATCGGCATGATGGTCGGCCGCCAGCTCGAACAGCTGCACGAGGAACATCCGGACACCGCCGGCAACGAGGTCGTGCTGGAAGTGCGCGGCCTGAGCCGCGGCTCGGCGATCCAGGACGTCAGCTTCGTGCTGCGCCGGGGCGAGATCCTGGGATTCGCCGGCCTCATGGGCGCCGGCCGCACCGAGGTGGCGCGCGCGGTGTTCGGTGCCGATCCCATAGCTGCCGGCGAGATCCGCGTCCACGGGCAAGCCGTTCGCATCCGTTCGCCCGAGCACGCGGTGGCTTGCGGGATCGGCTACCTCTCGGAAGACCGCAAGTTGTACGGCCTGGCGACGGCGCTCGATGTGGCCACCAATGTCGCCATGCCGTCCATGCGCAGCTTCCTCCAGCTGGGCCTGTTTCTCGACGCCTCCCGGATCCGCACGACCGCGGAGTCTTACGTTCGCCAGCTGGGCATCAAGACGCCTTCGGTCGAACAGCAGGTGCAATTGCTCTCGGGCGGCAACCAGCAGAAGATCGTCATCGCGAAGTGGCTGCTGCGCGACTGCGACATCCTGTTCTTCGACGAGCCCACGCGCGGCATCGACGTCGGCGCCAAGGCGGAGATCTACCGCTTGCTCCACGCCCTGGCGGCGCACGGCAAGGCCATCGTCGTGATCTCGTCGGAACTGCCGGAGATCCTGCGGCTGGCGCATCGCGTCGTCGTCATGTGCGAAGGCCGCCTGACCGGCGAACTGGCGGCGCGCGATGCGACGCAGGAGGAAATCATGCGCCTGGCTACCCGCCGCGAGGAAAGAGTATGA
- a CDS encoding ABC transporter permease, which translates to MTLPLTPTEAQATAPGLPVLLKDRLFRPATRQKLLAFASLLVLMVFFSVASGNFLQVDNLVSILQATAVNGVLAIACTFVIITGGIDLSVGTLMTFCAVMTGVCLTYLGLPLPVGVLAAIFFGCLSGFTSGVLVAKLKIPPFIATLGMMLLLKGLALVISGTKPIYFNDTPGFSAISQDSLIGQVLPSLPIPNAVLILFLVAAAAGIVLKHSILGRYAFALGSNEEAVRLSGVNVDFWKIVVYTVSGGICGIAGLLIASRLNSAQPALGQGYELDAIAAVVIGGTSLSGGAGTILGTIIGAFIMSVLANGLRILSVAQEWQTALTGVIIILAVYTDILRRRSR; encoded by the coding sequence ATGACCCTGCCCCTGACCCCGACCGAAGCGCAGGCCACCGCGCCCGGCTTGCCGGTGCTGCTGAAGGACCGCCTGTTCCGGCCGGCCACGCGCCAGAAGCTGCTCGCGTTCGCCAGCCTGCTGGTGCTGATGGTGTTCTTCAGCGTTGCGTCGGGCAATTTCCTGCAGGTCGACAACCTGGTGAGCATCCTGCAGGCCACCGCCGTGAACGGTGTGCTCGCGATCGCCTGCACCTTCGTCATCATCACGGGCGGCATCGACCTCTCGGTCGGCACCTTGATGACTTTCTGCGCCGTGATGACGGGCGTGTGCCTCACCTACCTCGGCCTGCCGCTGCCCGTGGGCGTGCTGGCGGCGATCTTCTTCGGCTGCCTGAGCGGCTTCACATCCGGCGTGCTGGTCGCCAAGCTGAAGATCCCGCCCTTCATCGCCACGCTGGGCATGATGCTGCTGCTCAAGGGCCTGGCGCTGGTGATCTCCGGCACCAAGCCGATCTACTTCAACGACACGCCGGGCTTCTCCGCGATCTCGCAGGACTCGCTGATCGGCCAGGTGCTGCCCTCCCTGCCCATCCCCAACGCGGTGCTGATCCTGTTCCTGGTGGCAGCGGCCGCGGGCATCGTGCTGAAGCACTCCATCCTCGGGCGCTACGCCTTCGCGCTGGGCAGCAACGAAGAGGCGGTGCGCCTGTCCGGCGTCAACGTCGACTTCTGGAAGATCGTCGTCTACACCGTCAGCGGCGGCATCTGCGGCATTGCGGGCCTGCTGATCGCCTCGCGGCTGAACTCCGCGCAGCCGGCACTGGGGCAAGGCTACGAGCTCGACGCCATCGCGGCCGTCGTGATCGGCGGCACCTCGCTCTCGGGCGGCGCCGGCACGATCCTCGGCACCATCATCGGCGCCTTCATCATGAGCGTGCTGGCCAACGGCCTGCGCATCCTGTCCGTCGCCCAGGAGTGGCAGACGGCGCTGACGGGAGTCATCATCATCCTCGCCGTCTACACCGACATCCTTCGCCGGCGCAGCCGGTGA
- a CDS encoding FkbM family methyltransferase, with the protein MYHDPDFAVLAHILPPAPVVIDVGGNIGQSIVSIKAARPQALISSFEPNPALIPQLRQTAQRFEDVRVFETGLGAARTAMTFHIPVVGGVRYLEECTMRLESLQEPWVVERFARRGGQPSFETFTAAVVPGDELALQPDLIKVDVEGVESEVVAGFRETIARHAPILLVENGDWTRLAPIIQSLGYSPWMANERYDGLVPFSGARTNTFYLKDR; encoded by the coding sequence ATGTACCACGATCCGGATTTCGCCGTCCTGGCGCATATCCTGCCGCCGGCCCCGGTCGTCATCGACGTTGGCGGGAACATCGGCCAGTCCATCGTCTCGATCAAGGCAGCCCGGCCCCAGGCGCTGATCTCCAGCTTCGAGCCCAACCCGGCGCTGATCCCGCAGTTGCGCCAGACGGCGCAGCGCTTCGAGGACGTGCGGGTCTTCGAGACCGGCCTGGGCGCGGCGCGGACCGCCATGACCTTCCACATCCCGGTGGTCGGCGGCGTGCGCTACCTCGAGGAATGCACGATGCGGCTGGAATCGCTGCAGGAGCCGTGGGTGGTGGAGCGCTTCGCCCGGCGCGGCGGCCAGCCGAGCTTCGAGACCTTCACCGCGGCCGTCGTTCCCGGCGATGAACTGGCGCTGCAGCCGGACCTGATCAAGGTCGACGTCGAGGGCGTGGAATCGGAAGTAGTGGCAGGTTTCCGCGAGACCATCGCCAGGCACGCGCCCATCCTGCTGGTCGAGAATGGCGACTGGACGCGGCTGGCCCCCATCATCCAGTCGCTGGGCTACAGCCCCTGGATGGCCAACGAGCGCTACGACGGCCTGGTGCCGTTCTCCGGCGCGCGCACGAATACCTTCTACCTGAAGGACCGCTAG
- a CDS encoding amidohydrolase family protein, whose product MTRIDAHQHFWRPARGDYGWLRADEPALAPLLREFLPEDLLPLLNAGGIGQTVLVQAAASVAETEFLLELATRHDFIAGVVGWVDLSRADAVATLERLARHPKFKGVRPMLQDLPQADWIASAPHPDAVRALLRLGLRFDALVKPQHLAALLQFVRAWPELPVVIDHAAKPRLAEGWQGERVPDWRRHMNELAALPQVSCKFSGLATELLPMEPTVAALQPVWDALLQWFGPARLLWGSDWPVLTLASSHAQWLEMSKSFIGSLAPSEQDLVWQGSARRFYGLS is encoded by the coding sequence ATGACCAGGATCGACGCCCACCAGCACTTCTGGAGACCTGCGCGCGGCGACTATGGATGGCTGCGCGCAGACGAGCCCGCGCTTGCGCCGTTGCTGCGCGAATTCCTCCCTGAGGACTTGTTGCCGCTGCTGAACGCGGGCGGCATCGGCCAGACCGTGCTGGTGCAGGCGGCCGCCTCCGTCGCCGAAACCGAATTCCTGCTGGAACTGGCGACTCGCCATGACTTCATCGCCGGCGTTGTCGGCTGGGTGGACCTGAGTCGCGCGGACGCCGTAGCCACGCTCGAAAGACTGGCCCGGCACCCGAAGTTCAAGGGCGTGCGGCCGATGCTGCAGGACCTGCCGCAGGCCGACTGGATCGCCAGCGCGCCGCATCCTGACGCCGTGCGGGCACTGCTGCGACTGGGCTTGCGCTTCGATGCATTGGTCAAGCCCCAGCATCTTGCGGCCTTGCTGCAGTTCGTGCGTGCATGGCCCGAACTGCCCGTCGTCATCGACCATGCCGCCAAGCCCCGGCTCGCCGAAGGCTGGCAAGGCGAACGGGTGCCGGATTGGCGGCGCCACATGAACGAGCTGGCCGCGCTGCCCCAGGTGAGCTGCAAGTTCTCCGGACTGGCGACCGAACTTCTTCCAATGGAGCCGACAGTCGCAGCGCTGCAGCCGGTCTGGGACGCCCTGCTGCAGTGGTTCGGGCCGGCGCGGCTGTTATGGGGCAGCGACTGGCCTGTGCTCACGCTGGCGAGCAGCCACGCCCAATGGCTCGAGATGAGCAAGAGCTTCATCGGCTCGCTCGCCCCTTCGGAGCAGGACCTCGTGTGGCAAGGCAGCGCGCGCCGCTTCTACGGCCTGTCCTAG
- a CDS encoding Fe2+-dependent dioxygenase, with protein MLLVIPGVLDAAALAELRALLDAPQAEWVDGRVTAGHQGAQVKANQQVDERSATAQRGAAIVAVALERHPTFISAALPNVLYPPMFNRYAGGMEFGAHVDGGVRLHPHDGRKLRTDLSATLFLSDPDSYDGGELVVEGASGTSSVKLPAGDMVLYPATTVHRVTPVTRGVRVASFFWVQSLVADAGERQLLFQLDASIQRLAFTNADEPARIALVGIYHNLLRKWSHP; from the coding sequence ATGCTGCTCGTGATCCCCGGCGTGCTGGACGCCGCCGCACTCGCCGAGCTGCGCGCGCTGCTCGACGCGCCGCAGGCCGAATGGGTGGACGGCCGCGTGACGGCCGGCCACCAGGGCGCGCAGGTCAAGGCCAACCAGCAGGTCGACGAGCGCAGCGCGACGGCGCAGCGCGGCGCCGCCATCGTCGCCGTGGCGCTGGAGCGGCATCCCACCTTCATCAGCGCGGCGCTGCCCAACGTGCTGTATCCACCGATGTTCAACCGCTATGCCGGCGGCATGGAGTTCGGCGCGCATGTCGACGGCGGCGTGCGCCTGCATCCGCACGACGGCCGCAAGCTGCGCACCGACCTGTCGGCCACGCTGTTCCTCAGCGACCCGGACAGCTACGACGGCGGCGAGCTCGTGGTCGAAGGCGCCAGCGGCACCAGCAGCGTCAAGCTGCCGGCCGGCGACATGGTCCTCTATCCGGCGACCACCGTGCATCGCGTGACGCCCGTCACGCGCGGCGTGCGGGTCGCTTCCTTCTTCTGGGTGCAGAGCCTGGTCGCCGATGCCGGCGAGCGGCAGCTCCTGTTCCAGCTGGATGCCTCCATCCAGCGCCTCGCATTCACGAACGCCGACGAACCCGCGCGCATCGCGCTGGTCGGCATCTATCACAACCTCTTGAGAAAATGGAGCCATCCTTGA
- a CDS encoding SDR family oxidoreductase, protein MDLHLQGKVVVVTGGASGIGGAISQQLAREGALPVILDRGERPDALAGPGIRFFRLELEDEDACKDAIARTQAEFGGIDALVNNAGSNDGVGLEAGVAAFRRSLEANLVHCYLMAHLCAESLKQRRGAIVNISSKTALTGQGGTSAYVAAKAAQLGLTREWAAALAPWGVRVNAVLPAEVMTPMYQRWLQSRPDPEASRHAITERIPLGHRMTTPQEIADLVVFLLSDRSSHTTGQWLHADGGYVHLDRALP, encoded by the coding sequence ATGGACCTGCACCTGCAAGGCAAGGTCGTCGTCGTCACGGGCGGCGCCAGCGGCATAGGCGGCGCGATCAGCCAGCAGCTGGCGCGTGAAGGCGCCCTGCCCGTGATCCTCGATCGCGGCGAACGGCCCGACGCCCTGGCGGGTCCGGGCATTCGCTTCTTCCGGCTCGAGCTGGAGGACGAGGACGCCTGCAAGGATGCGATCGCGCGGACCCAGGCCGAATTCGGCGGCATCGACGCGCTGGTGAACAACGCGGGCAGCAACGACGGCGTCGGCCTGGAAGCCGGCGTTGCCGCTTTCCGCCGCTCGCTGGAAGCCAACCTGGTCCATTGCTACCTGATGGCGCACCTGTGCGCCGAGTCCCTCAAGCAGCGCCGGGGCGCCATCGTCAACATCTCGTCGAAGACGGCGCTCACCGGCCAGGGCGGCACCAGTGCCTACGTGGCCGCGAAGGCCGCGCAACTCGGGCTGACGCGCGAGTGGGCCGCCGCGCTGGCGCCCTGGGGCGTGCGGGTCAACGCCGTGCTGCCGGCGGAAGTGATGACGCCGATGTACCAGCGCTGGCTGCAGTCGCGGCCCGACCCGGAGGCGTCACGGCATGCCATCACCGAGCGCATTCCGCTGGGCCATCGCATGACGACCCCGCAGGAGATCGCCGACCTCGTGGTGTTCCTGCTTTCGGACCGGTCCTCACACACCACAGGCCAGTGGCTGCATGCCGACGGCGGCTACGTGCACCTGGACCGGGCCCTGCCCTGA
- a CDS encoding PepSY-associated TM helix domain-containing protein gives MNRATTLSGPAATASSTAIRPPLSARALLWLRKTHGWIGLWGAVLGLLFGMAGFWLNHRAVMKIPTSQLREHAQIAVPDPAPATPADMAGWLRGALQQGRDANVTRVEPARKLQWQQADGQPITQPEHWIFTFGGPDRMVQADYWKGNRSVGVNVTNNGFAATIANMHKGVGMPAAWILLVDTLVGSLIFLSVSGVAMWLLMNKRNRRAGLVVLGSSVALTAGLIAWALAA, from the coding sequence TTGAATCGGGCCACCACGCTGTCCGGCCCCGCCGCCACAGCATCTTCGACGGCCATCCGTCCTCCCCTGTCCGCCCGCGCGCTGCTCTGGCTGCGCAAGACCCACGGCTGGATCGGCCTGTGGGGCGCGGTGCTGGGCCTCCTGTTCGGCATGGCGGGCTTCTGGCTGAACCACCGCGCCGTCATGAAGATCCCGACCTCGCAGCTCCGCGAGCATGCGCAGATCGCCGTGCCCGACCCCGCGCCGGCCACGCCGGCGGACATGGCCGGCTGGCTGCGCGGCGCGCTGCAGCAGGGCCGCGACGCGAACGTCACGCGCGTCGAGCCCGCGCGCAAGCTGCAATGGCAGCAGGCCGACGGCCAGCCGATCACGCAGCCCGAACACTGGATCTTCACTTTCGGCGGCCCGGACCGCATGGTGCAGGCGGACTACTGGAAGGGCAACCGCTCGGTCGGCGTCAACGTCACCAACAACGGTTTCGCGGCGACGATCGCCAACATGCACAAGGGCGTCGGCATGCCCGCCGCGTGGATCCTGCTGGTGGACACGCTGGTGGGCAGCCTGATCTTCCTGTCGGTGAGCGGCGTCGCGATGTGGCTGCTGATGAACAAGCGCAATCGCCGCGCGGGCCTCGTCGTGCTCGGTTCCTCGGTGGCGCTGACCGCCGGACTGATTGCCTGGGCGCTGGCCGCCTGA
- a CDS encoding ABC transporter substrate-binding protein, giving the protein MSTKRAFGIAVVCAAALGIPSGALAQETYIPLVSKGFQHQFWQAVKSGAEQAAKDYKVKVTFEGPETEAMVDKQIDMLSAALAKHPTALGFAALDSKAAIPLLKKAQAAKVPVVAFDSGVDSDIPVTTATTNNKAAAALAADKMADLIGKNGEVAVVAHDQTSRTGVDRRDGFVDRMKANYPNVKIVTVQYGGGDHLKSTEITKSILQAYPNLKGIFGTNEGSAIGVVNGVKEMKRKVVIVGYDSGKQQKDAIRDGLMAGAITQNPVGIGYKTVEAAVKAIKGEQLPKVIDTGFYWYDKTNMNDPKIAAVLYD; this is encoded by the coding sequence ATGTCGACGAAACGTGCTTTCGGTATTGCAGTCGTCTGTGCCGCGGCGCTGGGCATTCCCTCCGGGGCGCTGGCGCAGGAGACCTACATCCCGCTCGTGTCCAAGGGCTTCCAGCACCAGTTCTGGCAGGCGGTGAAGTCGGGCGCCGAGCAGGCCGCCAAGGACTACAAGGTCAAGGTCACCTTCGAAGGCCCGGAGACGGAAGCGATGGTCGACAAGCAGATCGACATGCTGTCCGCCGCGCTGGCCAAGCACCCGACGGCACTCGGCTTCGCCGCCCTGGACAGCAAGGCCGCGATTCCGCTGCTGAAGAAGGCGCAGGCCGCCAAGGTGCCCGTGGTGGCTTTCGACTCGGGCGTGGACAGCGACATTCCGGTCACCACCGCCACCACCAACAACAAGGCCGCCGCTGCGCTCGCCGCGGACAAGATGGCCGACCTGATCGGCAAGAACGGCGAAGTGGCCGTGGTGGCGCACGACCAGACCAGCCGCACCGGCGTGGACCGCCGCGACGGCTTCGTCGATCGCATGAAGGCGAACTACCCGAACGTCAAGATCGTGACCGTGCAGTACGGCGGCGGCGACCACCTGAAGTCCACCGAGATCACCAAGTCCATCCTGCAGGCCTACCCGAACCTCAAGGGCATCTTCGGCACCAATGAAGGCTCGGCCATCGGCGTCGTCAACGGCGTGAAGGAGATGAAGCGCAAGGTCGTGATCGTCGGCTACGACTCCGGCAAGCAGCAGAAGGACGCGATCCGCGACGGGCTGATGGCCGGCGCCATCACCCAGAACCCGGTGGGCATCGGCTACAAGACGGTCGAGGCGGCGGTGAAGGCGATCAAGGGCGAGCAGCTGCCCAAGGTGATCGACACCGGCTTCTACTGGTACGACAAGACCAACATGAACGATCCGAAGATCGCCGCCGTCCTGTACGACTGA
- a CDS encoding RbsD/FucU family protein, producing MLKNIDPLLTPDLLHALAAMGHGDCIAVCDTNFPAYSIAGDRPLIHLPGCNLAQALRAILSVLPLDTYDTPVLRMAQVGDASTLSDAQREAVETVFSRLDPQPRVEALERFAYYEQAKQAYAVVQTGDARPYGNFILRKGVLN from the coding sequence ATGCTCAAGAACATCGACCCGCTCCTGACGCCCGACCTGCTGCACGCCCTCGCCGCCATGGGCCACGGCGACTGCATCGCCGTGTGCGACACCAACTTCCCGGCGTACAGCATCGCGGGCGACCGGCCGCTGATCCACTTGCCCGGCTGCAACCTGGCGCAGGCGCTGCGAGCCATCCTGTCGGTGTTGCCGCTGGACACCTACGACACACCGGTGCTGCGGATGGCGCAGGTCGGTGACGCGTCCACCTTGTCCGACGCGCAGCGGGAAGCCGTCGAGACGGTCTTCTCCCGGCTCGACCCGCAGCCCCGGGTGGAGGCGCTGGAGCGCTTTGCCTACTACGAGCAGGCGAAGCAGGCCTATGCCGTGGTCCAGACCGGCGACGCCAGGCCTTACGGCAACTTCATCCTGCGCAAAGGCGTGCTGAACTGA